In one window of Clavelina lepadiformis chromosome 4, kaClaLepa1.1, whole genome shotgun sequence DNA:
- the LOC143452800 gene encoding cytochrome P450 3A5-like isoform X5, whose amino-acid sequence MFLDSNSFFYNLWPGLLIVCFLFLVLSFYIKRKWQVLERLNIPHDPPSLLNIGHFRTFYSKSENFFIQDSERKKRFGPIYGFYVGLQPRIVIHDPNILRQIYVKQFSNFRDRQRTFNRINGRVMNLALTAVCGEHWKRIRHTISPFFSTSSLKRNVQFIETSSDRLVANLNKTIKLGRFEAKELFGRYSIEVISLAAFGVDIQCQDGPNSYENKQVKMVKKMFNVSLLKSRMFRLFMLFPNIQYIAEKFNYSLYASGTIDYFSRLADKIKTTMKDKQQVNDVMQMMLSNKIKDTTTMQHTRKGGYESTANALTFLAYNLATHKDAQTRVYREIQTAIMKYGGFTYDAFGKMKYLTMCINESLRLYSTVGRNIRFCENDTIINGVKIPKGVHVEIPVYGLSHDEEYWTDPYQFNPQRMEDMSKIDPMVFQPFGGGPRNCIGMRFAMMEIKMAICKILKEFELDVCDDTPPPPLEMTYRASMQPKETIYLRVFRR is encoded by the exons ATGTTTCTTGACAGCAATAGCTTTTTCTACAATTTATGGCCAGGGTTATTGATCGtctgttttcttttcttaGTTTTAAG tttctaCATCAAAAGAAAGTGGCAGGTCTTGGAAAGACTAAATATCCCGCATGACCCACCGTCGTTGTTAAACATCGGACATTTTAGGACATTCTATAGCAAAAGTGAAAAT TTTTTTATTCAAGAttcagaaagaaaaaaacgatTTGGCCCGATTTATGG ATTTTACGTGGGCTTACAGCCACGCATTGTTATACACGATCCAAACATTTTGCGTCAAATCTACGTCAAACAGTTCTCCAATTTCAGAGATCGGCAG CGAACTTTCAACAGAATAAACGGCAGAGTCATGAACCTTGCTCTGACTGCAGTGTGCGGGGAACACTGGAAGAGAATTCG GCATACAATCAGCCCGTTTTTCTCTACTAGTagtttgaaaagaaatgttCAATTCATTGAAACCAGTTCTGATCGCTTGGTTGCAAACttgaataaaacaataaaactagGAAGGTTTGAAGCGAAAGA ATTATTTGGAAGGTATTCAATTGAAGTAATTAGCCTTGCTGCATTTGGCGTTGACATCCAATGCCAG GATGGCCCAAATagttatgaaaacaaacaagtaaagATGGTGAAGAAAATGTTCAACGTTTCGCTTCTAAAGAGCCGGATGTTTCGGCTTTTCA TGCTATTTCCCAACATACAGTACATAGCAGAAAAATTCAACTATTCCTTGTATGCAAGCGGAACAATCGACTATTTTTCTCGTCTTGcagacaaaattaaaactaccATGAAAGACAAACAACAA GTAAATGATGTCATGCAGATGATGCtaagcaacaaaataaaagatacGACCACGATGCAACACACACGAAAAG GAGGATATGAGAGTACTGCAAACGCTTTGACATTTCTGGCTTATAATTTAGCCACGCACAAGGATGCTCAAACTAGAGTGTACCGTGAAATCCAAACAGCCATAATGAAATAT GGTGGATTTACTTACGACGCTTTTGgcaaaatgaagtacttgacTATGTGCATAAATGAATCTCTGCGTCTCTATAGCACCGTTGGACG GAACATTCGATTTTGTGAAAACGATACCATAATTAATGGAGTCAAGATACCGAAAGGAGTACATGTGGAAATTCCAGTATATGGGCTTAGTCATGATGAAGAGTATTGGACAGATCCTTACCAGTTTAACCCACAAAG AATGGAAGATATGAGTAAGATTGATCCCATGGTTTTCCAGCCATTTGGAGGAGGACCACGAAACTGCATCGGTATGAGATTTGCAATGATGGAGATAAAGATGGCGATCTGTAAGATTCTTAAGGAGTTCGAACTTGACGTCTGTGACGACACACCG CCACCACCTTTAGAGATGACGTACCGAGCAAGCATGCAACCTAAGGAAACTATCTATCTCAGAGTTTTCCGCCGTTAG
- the LOC143452800 gene encoding cytochrome P450 3A5-like isoform X2 yields MFLDSNSFFYNLWPGLLIVCFLFLVLSFYIKRKWQVLERLNIPHDPPSLLNIGHFRTFYSKSENFFIQDSERKKRFGPIYGFYVGLQPRIVIHDPNILRQIYVKQFSNFRDRQRTFNRINGRVMNLALTAVCGEHWKRIRHTISPFFSTSSLKRNVQFIETSSDRLVANLNKTIKLGRFEAKELFGRYSIEVISLAAFGVDIQCQDGPNSYENKQVKMVKKMFNVSLLKSRMFRLFMLFPNIQYIAEKFNYSLYASGTIDYFSRLADKIKTTMKDKQQVNDVMQMMLSNKIKDTTTMQHTRKGMTNEEIIANSVMMITGGYESTANALTFLAYNLATHKDAQTRVYREIQTAIMKYGGFTYDAFGKMKYLTMCINESLRLYSTVGRNIRFCENDTIINGVKIPKGVHVEIPVYGLSHDEEYWTDPYQFNPQRMEDMSKIDPMVFQPFGGGPRNCIGMRFAMMEIKMAICKILKEFELDVCDDTPPPPLEMTYRASMQPKETIYLRVFRR; encoded by the exons ATGTTTCTTGACAGCAATAGCTTTTTCTACAATTTATGGCCAGGGTTATTGATCGtctgttttcttttcttaGTTTTAAG tttctaCATCAAAAGAAAGTGGCAGGTCTTGGAAAGACTAAATATCCCGCATGACCCACCGTCGTTGTTAAACATCGGACATTTTAGGACATTCTATAGCAAAAGTGAAAAT TTTTTTATTCAAGAttcagaaagaaaaaaacgatTTGGCCCGATTTATGG ATTTTACGTGGGCTTACAGCCACGCATTGTTATACACGATCCAAACATTTTGCGTCAAATCTACGTCAAACAGTTCTCCAATTTCAGAGATCGGCAG CGAACTTTCAACAGAATAAACGGCAGAGTCATGAACCTTGCTCTGACTGCAGTGTGCGGGGAACACTGGAAGAGAATTCG GCATACAATCAGCCCGTTTTTCTCTACTAGTagtttgaaaagaaatgttCAATTCATTGAAACCAGTTCTGATCGCTTGGTTGCAAACttgaataaaacaataaaactagGAAGGTTTGAAGCGAAAGA ATTATTTGGAAGGTATTCAATTGAAGTAATTAGCCTTGCTGCATTTGGCGTTGACATCCAATGCCAG GATGGCCCAAATagttatgaaaacaaacaagtaaagATGGTGAAGAAAATGTTCAACGTTTCGCTTCTAAAGAGCCGGATGTTTCGGCTTTTCA TGCTATTTCCCAACATACAGTACATAGCAGAAAAATTCAACTATTCCTTGTATGCAAGCGGAACAATCGACTATTTTTCTCGTCTTGcagacaaaattaaaactaccATGAAAGACAAACAACAA GTAAATGATGTCATGCAGATGATGCtaagcaacaaaataaaagatacGACCACGATGCAACACACACGAAAAG GCATGACAAACGAGGAGATTATAGCAAATTCTGTAATGATGATTACAGGAGGATATGAGAGTACTGCAAACGCTTTGACATTTCTGGCTTATAATTTAGCCACGCACAAGGATGCTCAAACTAGAGTGTACCGTGAAATCCAAACAGCCATAATGAAATAT GGTGGATTTACTTACGACGCTTTTGgcaaaatgaagtacttgacTATGTGCATAAATGAATCTCTGCGTCTCTATAGCACCGTTGGACG GAACATTCGATTTTGTGAAAACGATACCATAATTAATGGAGTCAAGATACCGAAAGGAGTACATGTGGAAATTCCAGTATATGGGCTTAGTCATGATGAAGAGTATTGGACAGATCCTTACCAGTTTAACCCACAAAG AATGGAAGATATGAGTAAGATTGATCCCATGGTTTTCCAGCCATTTGGAGGAGGACCACGAAACTGCATCGGTATGAGATTTGCAATGATGGAGATAAAGATGGCGATCTGTAAGATTCTTAAGGAGTTCGAACTTGACGTCTGTGACGACACACCG CCACCACCTTTAGAGATGACGTACCGAGCAAGCATGCAACCTAAGGAAACTATCTATCTCAGAGTTTTCCGCCGTTAG
- the LOC143452800 gene encoding cytochrome P450 3A5-like isoform X1 — protein MFLDSNSFFYNLWPGLLIVCFLFLVLSFYIKRKWQVLERLNIPHDPPSLLNIGHFRTFYSKSENFFIQDSERKKRFGPIYGFYVGLQPRIVIHDPNILRQIYVKQFSNFRDRQRTFNRINGRVMNLALTAVCGEHWKRIRHTISPFFSTSSLKRNVQFIETSSDRLVANLNKTIKLGRFEAKELFGRYSIEVISLAAFGVDIQCQDGPNSYENKQVKMVKKMFNVSLLKSRMFRLFMLFPNIQYIAEKFNYSLYASGTIDYFSRLADKIKTTMKDKQQVNDVMQMMLSNKIKDTTTMQHTRKGMTNEEIIANSVMMITGGYESTANALTFLAYNLATHKDAQTRVYREIQTAIMKYSINSQGGFTYDAFGKMKYLTMCINESLRLYSTVGRNIRFCENDTIINGVKIPKGVHVEIPVYGLSHDEEYWTDPYQFNPQRMEDMSKIDPMVFQPFGGGPRNCIGMRFAMMEIKMAICKILKEFELDVCDDTPPPPLEMTYRASMQPKETIYLRVFRR, from the exons ATGTTTCTTGACAGCAATAGCTTTTTCTACAATTTATGGCCAGGGTTATTGATCGtctgttttcttttcttaGTTTTAAG tttctaCATCAAAAGAAAGTGGCAGGTCTTGGAAAGACTAAATATCCCGCATGACCCACCGTCGTTGTTAAACATCGGACATTTTAGGACATTCTATAGCAAAAGTGAAAAT TTTTTTATTCAAGAttcagaaagaaaaaaacgatTTGGCCCGATTTATGG ATTTTACGTGGGCTTACAGCCACGCATTGTTATACACGATCCAAACATTTTGCGTCAAATCTACGTCAAACAGTTCTCCAATTTCAGAGATCGGCAG CGAACTTTCAACAGAATAAACGGCAGAGTCATGAACCTTGCTCTGACTGCAGTGTGCGGGGAACACTGGAAGAGAATTCG GCATACAATCAGCCCGTTTTTCTCTACTAGTagtttgaaaagaaatgttCAATTCATTGAAACCAGTTCTGATCGCTTGGTTGCAAACttgaataaaacaataaaactagGAAGGTTTGAAGCGAAAGA ATTATTTGGAAGGTATTCAATTGAAGTAATTAGCCTTGCTGCATTTGGCGTTGACATCCAATGCCAG GATGGCCCAAATagttatgaaaacaaacaagtaaagATGGTGAAGAAAATGTTCAACGTTTCGCTTCTAAAGAGCCGGATGTTTCGGCTTTTCA TGCTATTTCCCAACATACAGTACATAGCAGAAAAATTCAACTATTCCTTGTATGCAAGCGGAACAATCGACTATTTTTCTCGTCTTGcagacaaaattaaaactaccATGAAAGACAAACAACAA GTAAATGATGTCATGCAGATGATGCtaagcaacaaaataaaagatacGACCACGATGCAACACACACGAAAAG GCATGACAAACGAGGAGATTATAGCAAATTCTGTAATGATGATTACAGGAGGATATGAGAGTACTGCAAACGCTTTGACATTTCTGGCTTATAATTTAGCCACGCACAAGGATGCTCAAACTAGAGTGTACCGTGAAATCCAAACAGCCATAATGAAATAT TCAATCAACTCACAGGGTGGATTTACTTACGACGCTTTTGgcaaaatgaagtacttgacTATGTGCATAAATGAATCTCTGCGTCTCTATAGCACCGTTGGACG GAACATTCGATTTTGTGAAAACGATACCATAATTAATGGAGTCAAGATACCGAAAGGAGTACATGTGGAAATTCCAGTATATGGGCTTAGTCATGATGAAGAGTATTGGACAGATCCTTACCAGTTTAACCCACAAAG AATGGAAGATATGAGTAAGATTGATCCCATGGTTTTCCAGCCATTTGGAGGAGGACCACGAAACTGCATCGGTATGAGATTTGCAATGATGGAGATAAAGATGGCGATCTGTAAGATTCTTAAGGAGTTCGAACTTGACGTCTGTGACGACACACCG CCACCACCTTTAGAGATGACGTACCGAGCAAGCATGCAACCTAAGGAAACTATCTATCTCAGAGTTTTCCGCCGTTAG
- the LOC143452800 gene encoding cytochrome P450 3A5-like isoform X4 gives MFLDSNSFFYNLWPGLLIVCFLFLVLSFYIKRKWQVLERLNIPHDPPSLLNIGHFRTFYSKSENFFIQDSERKKRFGPIYGFYVGLQPRIVIHDPNILRQIYVKQFSNFRDRQRTFNRINGRVMNLALTAVCGEHWKRIRHTISPFFSTSSLKRNVQFIETSSDRLVANLNKTIKLGRFEAKELFGRYSIEVISLAAFGVDIQCQDGPNSYENKQVKMVKKMFNVSLLKSRMFRLFMLFPNIQYIAEKFNYSLYASGTIDYFSRLADKIKTTMKDKQQVNDVMQMMLSNKIKDTTTMQHTRKGGYESTANALTFLAYNLATHKDAQTRVYREIQTAIMKYSINSQGGFTYDAFGKMKYLTMCINESLRLYSTVGRNIRFCENDTIINGVKIPKGVHVEIPVYGLSHDEEYWTDPYQFNPQRMEDMSKIDPMVFQPFGGGPRNCIGMRFAMMEIKMAICKILKEFELDVCDDTPPPPLEMTYRASMQPKETIYLRVFRR, from the exons ATGTTTCTTGACAGCAATAGCTTTTTCTACAATTTATGGCCAGGGTTATTGATCGtctgttttcttttcttaGTTTTAAG tttctaCATCAAAAGAAAGTGGCAGGTCTTGGAAAGACTAAATATCCCGCATGACCCACCGTCGTTGTTAAACATCGGACATTTTAGGACATTCTATAGCAAAAGTGAAAAT TTTTTTATTCAAGAttcagaaagaaaaaaacgatTTGGCCCGATTTATGG ATTTTACGTGGGCTTACAGCCACGCATTGTTATACACGATCCAAACATTTTGCGTCAAATCTACGTCAAACAGTTCTCCAATTTCAGAGATCGGCAG CGAACTTTCAACAGAATAAACGGCAGAGTCATGAACCTTGCTCTGACTGCAGTGTGCGGGGAACACTGGAAGAGAATTCG GCATACAATCAGCCCGTTTTTCTCTACTAGTagtttgaaaagaaatgttCAATTCATTGAAACCAGTTCTGATCGCTTGGTTGCAAACttgaataaaacaataaaactagGAAGGTTTGAAGCGAAAGA ATTATTTGGAAGGTATTCAATTGAAGTAATTAGCCTTGCTGCATTTGGCGTTGACATCCAATGCCAG GATGGCCCAAATagttatgaaaacaaacaagtaaagATGGTGAAGAAAATGTTCAACGTTTCGCTTCTAAAGAGCCGGATGTTTCGGCTTTTCA TGCTATTTCCCAACATACAGTACATAGCAGAAAAATTCAACTATTCCTTGTATGCAAGCGGAACAATCGACTATTTTTCTCGTCTTGcagacaaaattaaaactaccATGAAAGACAAACAACAA GTAAATGATGTCATGCAGATGATGCtaagcaacaaaataaaagatacGACCACGATGCAACACACACGAAAAG GAGGATATGAGAGTACTGCAAACGCTTTGACATTTCTGGCTTATAATTTAGCCACGCACAAGGATGCTCAAACTAGAGTGTACCGTGAAATCCAAACAGCCATAATGAAATAT TCAATCAACTCACAGGGTGGATTTACTTACGACGCTTTTGgcaaaatgaagtacttgacTATGTGCATAAATGAATCTCTGCGTCTCTATAGCACCGTTGGACG GAACATTCGATTTTGTGAAAACGATACCATAATTAATGGAGTCAAGATACCGAAAGGAGTACATGTGGAAATTCCAGTATATGGGCTTAGTCATGATGAAGAGTATTGGACAGATCCTTACCAGTTTAACCCACAAAG AATGGAAGATATGAGTAAGATTGATCCCATGGTTTTCCAGCCATTTGGAGGAGGACCACGAAACTGCATCGGTATGAGATTTGCAATGATGGAGATAAAGATGGCGATCTGTAAGATTCTTAAGGAGTTCGAACTTGACGTCTGTGACGACACACCG CCACCACCTTTAGAGATGACGTACCGAGCAAGCATGCAACCTAAGGAAACTATCTATCTCAGAGTTTTCCGCCGTTAG
- the LOC143452800 gene encoding cytochrome P450 3A5-like isoform X3: protein MFLDSNSFFYNLWPGLLIVCFLFLVLSFYIKRKWQVLERLNIPHDPPSLLNIGHFRTFYSKSENFFIQDSERKKRFGPIYGFYVGLQPRIVIHDPNILRQIYVKQFSNFRDRQRTFNRINGRVMNLALTAVCGEHWKRIRHTISPFFSTSSLKRNVQFIETSSDRLVANLNKTIKLGRLFGRYSIEVISLAAFGVDIQCQDGPNSYENKQVKMVKKMFNVSLLKSRMFRLFMLFPNIQYIAEKFNYSLYASGTIDYFSRLADKIKTTMKDKQQVNDVMQMMLSNKIKDTTTMQHTRKGMTNEEIIANSVMMITGGYESTANALTFLAYNLATHKDAQTRVYREIQTAIMKYSINSQGGFTYDAFGKMKYLTMCINESLRLYSTVGRNIRFCENDTIINGVKIPKGVHVEIPVYGLSHDEEYWTDPYQFNPQRMEDMSKIDPMVFQPFGGGPRNCIGMRFAMMEIKMAICKILKEFELDVCDDTPPPPLEMTYRASMQPKETIYLRVFRR, encoded by the exons ATGTTTCTTGACAGCAATAGCTTTTTCTACAATTTATGGCCAGGGTTATTGATCGtctgttttcttttcttaGTTTTAAG tttctaCATCAAAAGAAAGTGGCAGGTCTTGGAAAGACTAAATATCCCGCATGACCCACCGTCGTTGTTAAACATCGGACATTTTAGGACATTCTATAGCAAAAGTGAAAAT TTTTTTATTCAAGAttcagaaagaaaaaaacgatTTGGCCCGATTTATGG ATTTTACGTGGGCTTACAGCCACGCATTGTTATACACGATCCAAACATTTTGCGTCAAATCTACGTCAAACAGTTCTCCAATTTCAGAGATCGGCAG CGAACTTTCAACAGAATAAACGGCAGAGTCATGAACCTTGCTCTGACTGCAGTGTGCGGGGAACACTGGAAGAGAATTCG GCATACAATCAGCCCGTTTTTCTCTACTAGTagtttgaaaagaaatgttCAATTCATTGAAACCAGTTCTGATCGCTTGGTTGCAAACttgaataaaacaataaaactagGAAG ATTATTTGGAAGGTATTCAATTGAAGTAATTAGCCTTGCTGCATTTGGCGTTGACATCCAATGCCAG GATGGCCCAAATagttatgaaaacaaacaagtaaagATGGTGAAGAAAATGTTCAACGTTTCGCTTCTAAAGAGCCGGATGTTTCGGCTTTTCA TGCTATTTCCCAACATACAGTACATAGCAGAAAAATTCAACTATTCCTTGTATGCAAGCGGAACAATCGACTATTTTTCTCGTCTTGcagacaaaattaaaactaccATGAAAGACAAACAACAA GTAAATGATGTCATGCAGATGATGCtaagcaacaaaataaaagatacGACCACGATGCAACACACACGAAAAG GCATGACAAACGAGGAGATTATAGCAAATTCTGTAATGATGATTACAGGAGGATATGAGAGTACTGCAAACGCTTTGACATTTCTGGCTTATAATTTAGCCACGCACAAGGATGCTCAAACTAGAGTGTACCGTGAAATCCAAACAGCCATAATGAAATAT TCAATCAACTCACAGGGTGGATTTACTTACGACGCTTTTGgcaaaatgaagtacttgacTATGTGCATAAATGAATCTCTGCGTCTCTATAGCACCGTTGGACG GAACATTCGATTTTGTGAAAACGATACCATAATTAATGGAGTCAAGATACCGAAAGGAGTACATGTGGAAATTCCAGTATATGGGCTTAGTCATGATGAAGAGTATTGGACAGATCCTTACCAGTTTAACCCACAAAG AATGGAAGATATGAGTAAGATTGATCCCATGGTTTTCCAGCCATTTGGAGGAGGACCACGAAACTGCATCGGTATGAGATTTGCAATGATGGAGATAAAGATGGCGATCTGTAAGATTCTTAAGGAGTTCGAACTTGACGTCTGTGACGACACACCG CCACCACCTTTAGAGATGACGTACCGAGCAAGCATGCAACCTAAGGAAACTATCTATCTCAGAGTTTTCCGCCGTTAG